Below is a genomic region from Rhodohalobacter sp. 614A.
CTCTGCGTCAATTAACTCGATTTCGCGCTGACTCTGTACATCACGCCAGACGGATGCGCGCGAAGGCAGCCTGTTACCGTAATCAGCACTCGTTGGTGCTCGCCAAAATTCAGGTTTGAGACCATCTTCAAGAAGATGCCGACCTTTCCATACATACGTCTTTAGAAATCCGCCTTCTTTGTCAAAAATGATGCTAAAATCGGTTCCTTCAATGCGGATATCGCTTTCATCTTCATGCAGTGCTATCGGACCTCCACCGCCCAGTTCTGGCGTTTTATGCTCAAATGGTAGCTTAAACTGTTCTTTCGCCACGACATGTCCTTTCTCGATGAGATCCGTGGCATCGCGGGTTTGGGCATATATATTCAAAAAATACTCTTTCTGTGGATTCGGCTGAATATCCTGGATCGGTAGCTGAACATTTTCCTGCCCACCGGGAGCAATCGGCTCGTCAAATTGGATGGTCCCTTTCTTGATCACTTCACCATCTTCCTGCAGCTCCCACCGAAAATTGAAATCGTCAGAATGGGTAAAATGATAGTTATTCTGAATGGTAACGCGTCCTTGTTCAAGATCAGCAGGCTCAAATTTGAGGTACTGATACACTTTTTTGATTTCCCACAGAGCCGGGGTTGGTGAGCCATCTGAAAATACTAATCCATCCATACCCGTACCATCATTGGGCGTATCTTCGGGACCAAAATCGCCACCAAAGGCCCAGTAGGTGGATCCGTCGGCGAGCTCTTCTCGGATACCCTGGTCGCGCCAGTCCCACACAAAACCGCCCTGGAGTGAAGGCTCTTGCTCAATCAGGTTCCAGTAGTCCACCAGGTTGCCTGTGCTGTTGCCTCGCGAATGCGCATACTCACATAAAATCATTGGCCGATCAGGATTGGAGTTTGCATATTCTTCCATATCCCAGGGGCGATGATACATTGGCGCCACAATATCGGTATAATCATCTTTATAGGCCTGCTCGTACTGCACCGGACGAGTTGAATCGTTGGATTTAATCCAGTGATATGCCTTGCGGAAGTTTTCGCCGGCACCGGCTTCGTTCCCCATTGACCAGATAATTACGGATGCATGATTTCGATCACGTTCCACCATCTGTCTCATGCGCTGGAGATGAGCGTTGTACCAATCAGGACTATCTGCAAGCTCGTTGCTCATCCGATAGCCATATCCCGGAAAATCATAAACGCCCATACCGTGTGACTCGATATTAGCCTCGTCCACCACATACATTCCATACTTGTCAGCGAGTTTATACCAGTACGGATCGTGCGGATAGTGGGCCGTGCGCACCGCATTAAGATTGAATTTCTTCATTGTCTTGATTTCTGCAAGCATATCTTCACGACTGACAGTATGCCCTTTATCAGGATCATGCTCGTGGCGGTTTACGCCTTTCAACAATATATACTTGCCATTCACATGCAGCTGACCGTTTTTAATCTCAATCTCCCGGAATCCAACTTTATGGGATAACCGCTCATTTCCAAGGCTTACAACCAAAGTGTAGAGATGCGGTTTTTCGGCCGACCACTGCAGTACGTTATCGATCTGCTCCTCGAAACTGACCGTAGCGGTATCTTCGCTCGCTACATCAAAATTACGGCTGCCGCTTGCTACGGAACGGCCCGAGGGATCCAGCAGTTCATACTGAATTTGCTCGTCACGGTTTTGCCCGGCTTGGTTCGCAAGCATCAGATCGAGACTGAATTCGCCATCTTCATACTGATTATCAAGACCGGCTTTGATGTGATAATCTGCTATGTGCAGTTTTGGGACAGAATAGAGATAGACATCCCGCTGAATGCCGCTCATCCGCCACATGTCCTGCCCTTCGATATAAGTGCCATCGGACCAGCGATAGACCTCAACCGAGAGCGTATTATTGCCTTCCTTCAGGTATGATGTAATATCAAACTCGGCGGGCAGCTTGCTATCCTGAGAATATCCCACTCGTTCCCCATTCACCCAGACATACATGGCTGAAGAAACACCCCCAAAATGGAGTATTATTTGTCGACCCTTCCAGCTATCCGGTATTGTGAAATCTCTTTTATAGGAACCCACCGGATTGTGTTTGTGCGGAATGTAAGGTGGATTTTTTTCGAAGGGATAGAGCATGTTTGTATAAATTAACGTGCCGTAGCCTTGCATTTGCCAGCTTCCGGGTACGGTGATCTGCTCCCAGTCAGAGAGATCAAAATCATCCCGGTAAAAATCGATGGGGCGCTTGTCCGGGGTACGGCTCCATGCAAATCGCCAAGGCCCGTTTAGGGAATGGTAAAAAGCGGAAGTACGGATATCGCCATCCCGGGCTTTGGTGGCCGCCTCAAACGGCACGATAGTGGTGTGAGGTGCACGTTTATTGATACCTGTCACGAGGGGATTTTCCCAGTCAGATCCTGAATTTTGAGCTGACAGGGGAATTGTAAGAAATAGAATCAATAAAAGAGTCAGGCACCCTCGACTAAACATAAACAGTTACGTTTCTATAAAGATTTTCAGTAAGCTACAACCACAATCTCACTTCACCAAGAAATTTCCTTACAAGGGTTTGATCGAAATATCCTGACTATCTAGACTTTATTATAAAGTCACCCTTTTAGCGCAACATTCGTAACTTCTTTACAGATGTCAAAAAACTCTTCCTGCAATTCGGTATTATCAGCTATGGACTGATACATTGCTTCTTTTTTATGATAAAAATAGCGACCGCTGACCTTCGCTTTCTCATCGTCACTCGCTGCCAGCCATACCTGCGTTTCGTATCCTTTGTCGAGATTATCCGGAGCACCGGAACCACCCATTTTTGTGGGAACCCAGCCGGGGTCAACGGCATTGGCATATACCTCCGGCCATTTTCGGGCCACGGCTTTCGCTAATAAAACTACATGCAGTTTAGAATCGGAATAACTGATAGGACCACCTGATTTTATCTTGTCAAGGGAGGGATTTCCCTGCTTATGCATTCCGGAGCTAAGGTAGATCAGTCTTTGAGGCTTTTTCATCATACACGTGAGGATATAGGGAGACAATGTATTTACGGCCAATATCTCTTCCCCTGAAGCACGGTAAACTCCGGCATTATGGATAATGGCATCAAAGTATCCGAGAGCGTTAGCGGCTTCAGCCAGTTGTTTGGTCTCTTTGGTATTTGTCAGATCTGCAATTAATACACTACTGACTTTTGGTAACTTCTGTCGGACTTGTTCCGCCCGCGCTGAGTTTCGGGCATGTACAACAACTTCATGACCGGCTTTGATTAACTTTTGAGCAGCTAAGAGCCCTAATCCATCGGTAGAACCTGTGATAAATATTTTAGACAAAATTATTCTTTCCTTTTTTTTAAAACTGTACCAATCAATGGTTGGTTTAGGCCGGTCGATGGAACGGGAGTACCTTGACAGTGGCTGCTTTGGCTCGACTATTAATCATGGAATTGAGATATGGACTGCCACTATATTTCTCGCAATAAGCTTCATCAATTTTTTCATTGATCTCTCCAGCCACGGGTTCGAATCGTACTTTCTTTACCATACCGGCAGCTTCTATTTTTCCCGCTTTCTGCCGAATTGCGGATTGATACCATCTTGAGGCTGTCCCGTTATACGCTCTCACAAAAAGCTGACCATCTACAGCTACCACCCAAATCCAGGTTGGTGTGCCGTATGTTTCACCATCCTCGCGAAATGGAGCAATATGGAAGTCATCTTTTCGGGCGATTTTTTCGGTTTCTTCTCGTGTTAATACTTCTGATAATTCACTCATAGAAAATTCTGATTATACATTGTATCCCGGCTTTTTATAGAGAATATCTTTTCGGCCATCTATTTCTTGAGGATAAATATTGTTTTTCCACTCATCCCATGAGAAATCCTCAATGGTCACCGAGTACGATTCATCACCATACCCGATGACTTTCTGAGCGGCTTTGACGACTTCTTCAGCAAGTCTTTGCTTCTGCTCTTTCGACTTGCCTTCCAGGAGTTTGATTTGAAAATGTGGCATCTTATTTCGATGAATATTGTTCGTCGGATACTTTCTCCATCCACGTAACCACATCCCCATCCACTTCTTCCTGAATCGCAATATGGCTCATCGCTTTATCGGGAGAGGCTCCATGCCAATGCTTTTCATCGGGTTCAAACCAAACGATATCGCCCGGACGAACTTCTTCAATGGGTCCGCCTTCTTTTTGAACCCAACCAAACCCTGACTGAATAATCAGGGTTTGTCCGGCCGGATGCGTATGCCAGGCCGTTCGTGCGCCGGCCTCAAACGTGACCAACGCACCTGCCGCTTTTGTTACCTCTTTTTGTTGAAATAACGGATCTATTCGAACCGAACCCGTGAACCAATCTTCCGGCCCCTGTACGGATTTTAGTTCTTCATTTTTGATGATTTTCATAATGTTTTCCTTCTAATTTGATTGCTTTGACGTTTTTCAGTCCTGATATAATTGAGAGAATCAATTGGAATTAACCTTCAGCAAATACGGGAAATTTGCTGGCTTCACCGTAATCTTCGAGAGGCGCCCTGTTTTTCAGGGTATTCATATCTTCATCCGAAATTTCAAAATCCACACCGGCATTATCTTTCATATGCTCAGGATTGGCGGTCTTCGGTAATGGAAGAAGATCCAGCTGCAGGCAGTAACGAATGCATAACTGTGGCACTGAAACATCATACTTTTTCGCCATCTCTTCTAAATCATCCGCTTTTAACAATTCTCCGTGGCCGATGGGAGAGTACGCTTCAACCAGGATATCATTCTCTTCACAGAATTCAATCAAATCGAAAGGTGTATTGCTAATATGTGCCAACACCTGATTGACCATCGGTTTTACGGATCCATTTTCAAGAATATTCTGGACATCCTCTTTTTTGAAGTTTGAAAGACCAATCGCTTTAAGTTTTCCGGCCTCATAGGCTTCTTCAAGAGCTTTCCACGCTTCAAGATTTCCTTCTTCGTAGCGGTCTTCGCTCCCGAATTCTGCCCATGGCTGCGGACTGTGAATAATCATCAGATCAATATATTCAAGCCCCATTTTTTCCAGTGATTCATCAATGGAAGCAACAGCTTCATCATAGGATTTTACTTCAGCCGCAAGCTTGGTAGTTACAAAGATATCCTCTCGATCTAAACCAGACTCACGGACACCTTTCCCAACTCCTCGTTCATTTTGGTAGGCTTGAGCTGAATCAACATGACGATAACCGATTTTTACAGCATCTTTCACAGCTTGTGCCGCATCATCATCACTAATGAACCATGTTCCGAGC
It encodes:
- a CDS encoding aldo/keto reductase, with protein sequence MSLQEKYTLYNGVEIPKLGLGTWFISDDDAAQAVKDAVKIGYRHVDSAQAYQNERGVGKGVRESGLDREDIFVTTKLAAEVKSYDEAVASIDESLEKMGLEYIDLMIIHSPQPWAEFGSEDRYEEGNLEAWKALEEAYEAGKLKAIGLSNFKKEDVQNILENGSVKPMVNQVLAHISNTPFDLIEFCEENDILVEAYSPIGHGELLKADDLEEMAKKYDVSVPQLCIRYCLQLDLLPLPKTANPEHMKDNAGVDFEISDEDMNTLKNRAPLEDYGEASKFPVFAEG
- a CDS encoding SDR family NAD(P)-dependent oxidoreductase codes for the protein MSKIFITGSTDGLGLLAAQKLIKAGHEVVVHARNSARAEQVRQKLPKVSSVLIADLTNTKETKQLAEAANALGYFDAIIHNAGVYRASGEEILAVNTLSPYILTCMMKKPQRLIYLSSGMHKQGNPSLDKIKSGGPISYSDSKLHVVLLAKAVARKWPEVYANAVDPGWVPTKMGGSGAPDNLDKGYETQVWLAASDDEKAKVSGRYFYHKKEAMYQSIADNTELQEEFFDICKEVTNVALKG
- a CDS encoding (R)-mandelonitrile lyase; protein product: MKIIKNEELKSVQGPEDWFTGSVRIDPLFQQKEVTKAAGALVTFEAGARTAWHTHPAGQTLIIQSGFGWVQKEGGPIEEVRPGDIVWFEPDEKHWHGASPDKAMSHIAIQEEVDGDVVTWMEKVSDEQYSSK
- a CDS encoding tautomerase family protein, with the translated sequence MPHFQIKLLEGKSKEQKQRLAEEVVKAAQKVIGYGDESYSVTIEDFSWDEWKNNIYPQEIDGRKDILYKKPGYNV
- a CDS encoding glycoside hydrolase family 2 TIM barrel-domain containing protein, with the protein product MFSRGCLTLLLILFLTIPLSAQNSGSDWENPLVTGINKRAPHTTIVPFEAATKARDGDIRTSAFYHSLNGPWRFAWSRTPDKRPIDFYRDDFDLSDWEQITVPGSWQMQGYGTLIYTNMLYPFEKNPPYIPHKHNPVGSYKRDFTIPDSWKGRQIILHFGGVSSAMYVWVNGERVGYSQDSKLPAEFDITSYLKEGNNTLSVEVYRWSDGTYIEGQDMWRMSGIQRDVYLYSVPKLHIADYHIKAGLDNQYEDGEFSLDLMLANQAGQNRDEQIQYELLDPSGRSVASGSRNFDVASEDTATVSFEEQIDNVLQWSAEKPHLYTLVVSLGNERLSHKVGFREIEIKNGQLHVNGKYILLKGVNRHEHDPDKGHTVSREDMLAEIKTMKKFNLNAVRTAHYPHDPYWYKLADKYGMYVVDEANIESHGMGVYDFPGYGYRMSNELADSPDWYNAHLQRMRQMVERDRNHASVIIWSMGNEAGAGENFRKAYHWIKSNDSTRPVQYEQAYKDDYTDIVAPMYHRPWDMEEYANSNPDRPMILCEYAHSRGNSTGNLVDYWNLIEQEPSLQGGFVWDWRDQGIREELADGSTYWAFGGDFGPEDTPNDGTGMDGLVFSDGSPTPALWEIKKVYQYLKFEPADLEQGRVTIQNNYHFTHSDDFNFRWELQEDGEVIKKGTIQFDEPIAPGGQENVQLPIQDIQPNPQKEYFLNIYAQTRDATDLIEKGHVVAKEQFKLPFEHKTPELGGGGPIALHEDESDIRIEGTDFSIIFDKEGGFLKTYVWKGRHLLEDGLKPEFWRAPTSADYGNRLPSRASVWRDVQSQREIELIDAEQRSDNEIYLSTKSNFEKSGSSFDANYTVFGDGSIKVDVKFTAAHDSLPELPRMGMKMELAGDYENMTWLGRGPHESYQDRNSGAFIGKYSGKVIDQFVPYIEPQENGNKTGVRWVELKDQDDIGLRVESYDMPLSVNAHHYRMDDLTAPQTNYYYQVPVRSMIELHIDLKQRGLGGDNTWGAMPLDKYRLLDSQYNYSFVLRPISKRTMRK
- a CDS encoding DUF2255 family protein, with amino-acid sequence MSELSEVLTREETEKIARKDDFHIAPFREDGETYGTPTWIWVVAVDGQLFVRAYNGTASRWYQSAIRQKAGKIEAAGMVKKVRFEPVAGEINEKIDEAYCEKYSGSPYLNSMINSRAKAATVKVLPFHRPA